In a genomic window of Zingiber officinale cultivar Zhangliang chromosome 9B, Zo_v1.1, whole genome shotgun sequence:
- the LOC122024329 gene encoding uncharacterized protein LOC122024329, translating into MFLCCDYWTAIISRPAGRGYVSDYVCCVQPWGCHYFPACVPILFPGLRADLISRPVCRSYFLACAPISFPSLCADLGSRPTCRYRILVCVLVPYPGLRAGTLSRFVCQCFIPVCVPVLYPDLQFVFRVRASFSFSSSDPALHPDRTSPTLPDPNKSSRVPSEGAPLDQDLPRASGYRGPGQPSRWLQVALTRGLPKTWSTREPSQHTPPSGTSRLSQRSRHLTRRSI; encoded by the exons ATGTTTTTATGCTGTGATTATTGGACCGCTATTATATCCCGGCCTGCAGGCCGCGGTTATGTTTCAGACTATGTGTGTTGCGTCCAGCCGTGGGGTTGCCATtatttcccggcctgcgtgccgatcttatttcccggcctgcgtgccgaccttatttcccggcctgtgtgccgatCTTATTTCCTGGCCTGTGCGCCGATCTCATTTCCCAGCCTGTGTGCCGATCTCGggtcccggcctacgtgccggtATCGTATCCTGGTCTGTGTGCTGGTGCCTTATCCCGGTCTACGTGCCGGTACCTTATCTCGGTTTGTGTGCCAGTGCtttatcccggtctgcgtgccggTATTATATCCCGACCTGCAATTCGTCTTCCGGGTTCGTGCCTCGTTCAGCTtctcgtcgtcagatccagctctccatcCTGATCGGACGTCGCCTACTCTTCCGGATCCCAACAAATCGAGCCGCgttccatccgagggcgcccccctggaccagg atctgcctcgagcatcagggtaccgggggccgggtcaacccagtcgctggctgcaggtagcgttgaccagaggacttccgaagacttggtcaacacgggagccatctcagcacacccccccctccgggacgtcgcgactcAGTCAACGTTCTCGCCACCTCACCCGGCGGtccatctga
- the LOC122025536 gene encoding 40S ribosomal protein S25-like yields MAPKKEKAPPPSSKPAKSGGGKQKKKKWSKGKQKEKVNNAVLFDQANYDKMLSEVPKYKQITPSVLSERLRINGSLARRAIKDLMARGAIRMVSAHSSQQIYTRATNT; encoded by the exons ATG GCGCCGAAGAAGGAGAAGGCCCCGCCGCCGTCTTCGAAGCCGGCCAAATCTGGGGGAGGCAAGCAGAAGAAGAAG AAGTGGAGCAAGGGAAAGCAGAAGGAGAAGGTGAACAATGCGGTTCTCTTTGACCAAGCGAACTACGATAAGATGCTCTCCGAAGTTCCCAAATACAAGCAGATCACCCCTTCGGTGCTGTCTGAGAGATTGCGG ATTAATGGTTCGCTTGCAAGGAGGGCAATAAAGGATCTGATGGCAAGGGGAGCTATCAGGATGGTTTCTGCTCACTCAAGCCAACAAATCTACACTAGAGCCACCAATACTTGA